Genomic segment of Catharus ustulatus isolate bCatUst1 chromosome 3, bCatUst1.pri.v2, whole genome shotgun sequence:
TGTGTTCTATTGTCTCCAGATTGTGCTGCCTCTTTAAAATCAGAAGTGCGTGGACAGCTTCAAGGTGCCTCCCACTGAGCAAAAGCTTTAGATGCAGGCACAGAGGCAGAGGAGCCATCCTCCCCTGAGCAGAAGGCTAATCTAATGGGAGAGAAAGGAGCATTCAGCGGAGTCCTTGGGCTacttcctttctctcctccagTAACAGCAGCATGAAAGAAATCTGGCGGCTCTCCACAAGGTGCCTGAGACCTCCAAGAGGATGAGTACAACTGCAGGTACCCTTTGCTGATAGTGTTATGTCAGTTTGTGGATGGTTGTGttgtctgtatttattttacagctcTTTTGGTATTTAGCAGTGAAATCTGACTCAGATACTGCCCCTTGCTTTGGCCAACAGATTTTGCATCCAAGTATTTATTTAGCACTTCTCTTAAATGAATGTTTACCTTTCCAAGCAGTTTGGAGATGTCTCCTAAGGCAGTCCTTTGTCAGAACTGTTTTGTTTCAGGCTTTGGCTTTCTGTTATTCTGTTCTACAATGCTCAGTTTGAAAAACAATGTGGTGACCAAAGTTGTAAAAGAGTTTCTGACAGATATTTGTTAAGTGTCAGTACATCAGGGTCAGAGAGTGATTCCAGGGAAAGAAGGGAGCAACAGCTTCATTAGGCAGATTATCCTTTGTAGCAATGACTGCTATTGTTCAGTACCGTTAGACACCCTGAGGGCAGAAAAAGAAGTAATGCTTCCTGATCCTCTGCTGGGATGAGGTGAGACTGCCCTGACAGCCACGAGTCTGGTGTGAAGATTCCTAGATGGACCATGGAAAGATACAAGAAGATGCTCTCTCAGCATTTTGATACAGAGAGGCAAAAATAAGATGAgatggttttttccccttctgtttggggaaagagaaaataaaaattaatatttggtACAACTGGCAGTACAAAGAGGGGAGCCTGCTTCTCCCCAGCATCAAAAATGCAAGGCACTCTGTCTTCCGTACAGaagatttttcctttcacctTTCACTCTCTGTGGAAACACTTCCCCCATGAATGGCAGATTTGCCTTCACAGCTAACCTCTTACAAGCTGGTTCATGGGACAAAATTCCTGTCTCTGCAAATTGGCAGAGCTTCACCTGTTTGATTAAGTGATAATGGATTATGCTGGCAGAAAATTTTGTCCTGTACTCGACTAATGGCTGCCAAAAGGGAAGTGCTGGATTTAGTATTTTCTTGGGTCTTTGCAACTCttccttcattaaaaaatgtatttagaaGGAAGGACATCAGTTCTCTTTTGATTATCCTCTACCACATCACTCTGAAACAACCACAATAAAGTATAAATTTTGTCCAAAAGGCACATCAAATGCTTTACAGCACACTGAGTTTTCATTTTAGTGTCTTTTACCTTGCACAATGATGACAGCACCATGGGCTTGCAGGCTGGTGGCGGTTTAAACTAGATTTTACATTCCTTCTATATTGTCATTTCACTGCCTGATGAAAATTTCATTGTTAGTAAATAAAACTGCTGCTGTAACAAATAGTGCATGAAGCAACtagaagtatttattttatgagAACAGAAGCATCCCTTCACAGagtatttcttccttctgtgcaCGTGCAGCAACAGATTTGGGGGGCAATAAGGTGGCTATAGCTTTCCTTCAAGATCACTACTTTTGCTGTCATTTCATTTCAGGAAAcgttttcctctttttgttccCACAGAAGGAGATAAGTGAGGCTGTTGTCCTATAATCTTCTGGGGACAAAGTTACTCACTGCTCGAAAGGAAGTTTTGGGTGAGGTCTCTTGCCTGCCAGTCTTGTGCCCTGCCACACTGGGCTAACAAAACACCGAGGGCCAACCAAGCTGCACATGCCAAAAGAAGTCAGATATGGCCACAGAGCAAACTGAACGCAACCTAAATGCTACCGGCCCCCTCAAGTTTGCTGCAATCTACAACATTCATGATAGAGATTTCACCTCTTTGCGAaacttctctttccctttcaatTTCACTTACAGCGATTATGACCTGCCACTGGACAGTGAAGATGACGTGACCAAAAGCCGCACCTTCTTCACAGCCAAGATTGTGATCGGTGTTGCTCTGGTTGGCATCATGGTGGTCTGTGGCATTGGCAATTTCATCTTCATTGCTGCTCTCGCCCGCTACAAGAAGCTGCGAAACCTCACCAACCTGCTGATTGCCAACCTGGCCATCTCAGACTTCATCGTGGCCATCGTGTGCTGCCCCTTTGAGATGGACTACTATGTGGTGCAGCAGCTGTCCTGGGAGCACGGCCATGTCCTCTGTGCCTCAGTCAACTACCTACGAACTGCCTCCCTCTACGTTTCAACCAATGCTCTCCTGGCTATAGCTGTTGACAGGTAAGTGGGATGCTACGACTGCCCTAAGATGTGGCCACGGCTTCTGAGGTTCTAAACTATGTCCtgaagtgccacatccacacttcTTGTGAACTATTCCCTGGGCTGCTTTTTTTGATGTCTGACCACTCTTTCagtgtagattttttttttccaattgtgctgcagcctgagagACTGCCTGCCTTTTATTCCAGGAATTTtaacaatttaatttaattgtaTCCTTTCCCAAGGCTCTTCTCTCAGCCTCATGCACCATGGACTCTGGAGACCAAGGAGTAAGACTCTGAGGATCAGCCTTGTGCTAACATGAGTCTGACACGACTGACTCACAGCCAGAGACCTGCTCAGTAAACTCCTTACAGAAAGGTGATGATCACAAGACCTCTTTCGTGTACAAATACAATGCACATCTCTGTAGACCCTTTGCACGTACATATGCGacccctccttcctcttcttttctccagtttCTCTCATGTGCCATTTCAGACTTTAGTATAGCATTGCACAGTTTTCAGTCCCTGAGGGAAAAATCAGGGCAGGAAAAGTTAGCCTTGCTGAAGGCTGTACAGATACAGCTTGTGTATGGCTGACTCAGCTGTTCCTGACATCAACTCAAGTTAAGTCTGTGAAAAGACTCTGAAGAAGTTCAGAGATGTTTTGCCTGGTGTTGGCAAGGGGATAATCAGCTCCTACAAAACAAATCCTTAACAAGCATCAAACAGAAAATCCTTTCAACAGCAGCTGAGGACTTGGGGTAAAGCTTCTAAACACTACCATGTATACATTACCATCTTCTATCAGTTTTTCAGCTTCTACAAAGTTTTCTTGGAAAGCTCTGCTAGTGCATCCCAGGTTGATGAAGTAACATGGGTCATGGTGTCCTTATGTCTGCTAAGAAATCAGATTTATAGCATATCTTCCCACACATCTTTAAAAACAAGCCTGGCAAAGATTAATCACTGAAGCTTGTTGCAAGTATACGCTGTTTTGatttcattgcttttcttttttctttcttttttcaagcTATTGACTTCTCTCAGTGGGAGAGAAATCTCACTGTTTAAAAAACACCCATTCCATGTTAGTTATGTCATGTGGATTGTTGACTTCTGTCTCTAAAAAGAACAGGCTCCTAGCAAAAGTCTTCTTATATTTAGATCATTTTAAAGGAATCAGCTGTGTAAATCAAGTACGTCTGTCCCACTGAGGATTTCCTTTAGGGAGGgctctctttcttcttccttcatgtctattcacatgaaaaaataggaatttcaCATTTATAAGGCCACATCCACACTAGAAAAAATACAACATCTGAAGAGGAAGAGCACTTGATAAGGGTCCAATGTCCACATGGCAAATATTTAGCTGGGTGCCCTGGACCAAATAGCCATGGGCACTTATGTACACTTTTGTACCACATCTTCCAGGACAGTCTCATCTGAATTCAGTTCATGAACTGCAGGACCACTCCACAGTAACAGTCCAAGTGCGATAAGCAATGACAATCAGGAAATCTACCACAAAAGCTTCCTTCTGACTCATTGGACAGATTGATCCCATCCAGCCAAATGTTCTGCTGAGCAGATATGCTATTTATgaatacatacacatacattaTGCCACAACATACTTCCCCAGGACCTGGTCTAAAAATGTTAACCTATCTACTCCACAATGAGGCTGACTCATTCTGCTGTCCTCTGACATTTACTCTGCCACTATTAAGAGCCATGAACAGTTTATCTGCTTCCAAGACCTGGCTGATGGAAAGTGGTGCTGACTTTCCATTTTACTTTAGAATGAATATATCTTATGATGCTATTCTATGTATTGAATATATACAGATGGAATAGACTCCAAAGGAATGAGAAATTCCACTTTTTGAAACAATACTTTGGGTTAAATACGGTTGTACTAGGACCTCTGATAAAAATCTCCTAGCACGAATACCACAACCTTGCAGCTTTACAGTCCTAAGCAGTGCAAATACCTAACTCAAGTTTTCTGCTTTGCCATATTACTTAATATATACTTATATACTATATATTTAAGATGAATAAGAAATAGTCATCTtcagaacaaacagaaaaaaggttTGCATGGGCAGAAAATAGATACACACTCCACTAGGGTGTGTATATGTAAAATAGATTCACATTCTGTTGATGGCTTAAAATTATGTTCTCCTGTAACCATACATTAGCATCGCCTTCAGGTCTTTGCACCCCACAGAATAACCACTGAAGTAAGAAAAACACTGTGGAGTATATTTCACCTCTTCATAAAAAGAGCTATTTAAGTAGCTCTCTAGGGAAAATTTTCCTGATTCTACATGTCGGCATTTTTCAAACTCTTGCTCCtatttaaagggaaaagttGTGAGACAAAATTGTAACTCAACTCCAGCCTGCTACTTCACAAAATGTTCTTACAGATGATTATGTCCTTACAGACAAAGATGTTCAGGCTCTCCCCTCAGGAATGACAGCAATTTCCTCCTGCCCAattctttgcattttgaaatgtgttCTGACCAGCAGTGTTTTTAGACTtcattttgaatatattttttgttctaGGTATCTGGCTATTGTTCACCCTCTGAAACCACGCATGAATTATCAAACAGCAACCTTCCTCATTGCCTTGGTCTGGGTTGTCTCCATACTTGTAGCTATTCCATCTGCATACTTTGCTACTGAAACAGTGTTGTTTACAgtgaaaaatcagaagaaatttttctgtgGCCAAATTTGGCCAGTTGACCAGCAGATATACTATAAGTCATACTTTCTCTTCGTCTTTGGCATTGAATTTGTAGCACCTGTGATTACAATGACCTTGTGTTATGCCAGGATCTCTCAGGAGCTTTGGTTTAAAACTGTCCCAGGATTCCAGACGGAACAAATCAGAAAGAGGCAtcagtgcagaaggaaaacTGTTATGGTACTAATGTGCATCCTGACTGCCTATGTTCTCTGCTGGGCACCTTTCTATGGCTTCACAATTGTCCGTGACTTCTTCCCCACCCTCTTGGTGAAAGAGAAACATTATCTTACTGTCTTTTACATAGTTAGGTGCATCGCCATGAGTAACAGCATGATAAACACCATGTGTTTCGTAACCGTGAAAAACAGCACCATGAAGTACTTCAAGAAGATTTTGCTGCTCAGATGGAGGTCAACATATAAGGGAAGCAAATCTAGCACTGATTTGGACCTGAGAACAAGTGCAATGCCAATCACAGAGGAAGTAGACTGCATAAAACTACAATAAATTTTCCAAGGTTCTAATCTCACCTCTTTTAGAGGGGGGAAAGAGGAAATAATACCTTCTCTGAAACTTCTTCCTTGTTTGTGGAAATATTCACCACAGGTGAGAGCCCTCAAAGAAGCAGACTACTTTGCATTCCCACCAGAACTCTTCTAACTGGACTGCTGGATAATCCTTAAGCTTGAACAGATGCAGTGCTTCAGTTCACACATCTGTCAATTTGGGATGTAGACACTCATTTTAGAGTTGTTTAATAAGAACAAAGAAGTCTATGAGTGCATTAGAGCATATTACAATGATGTAAAAGTTGAGTGCTGACCCTAGCAATGATGCTTCTTTGTTTCTCAAGGGAAACCACTTAATCCCTTTGAGCGTATGACTTGTACATTTAAGCTATTTGgtgtccttttctttctgctcagaAGAGAAAGGATGCCAAAGCGCCCCATTTTGTTTCCTGTAACTCTTTAACTTCTCAGTTTATCCCTCCTGTTGAAGCTTCTTGAAGTCTACAGGCCACCAGCTTTCTATTGTCATTGGACAATATGCATAGCATACTCTTATGAAAGGCACATGCTCTGAAAGCTAAAATCTGCTTCCCAGTCAAGTGAAAACCTCAAGTCTCTTCCTGTTACACCTTGTTTAAGAATGTTTCATCAATATTCCACTCTTTAGTTTTATGGAGAGTGTTACTCTGTCTGTTATGTACTTGGAAATGCCACAGGTACATATGAAAAGGATCTCCGATCTCCTTCCTCACCTCCAGGAACCCTAtgtccagcctctgctgccttgAGATGCTTAGCTCCCCACAGAATCAACCACAAAATTGTAGAATTTGGGAATAACATCTCTATATTGTCTAGCTCTCTACACACATTGTCCAGGATTGTGTCCAGCTAGGCTTTGACTGACTCCAGGGAATGCTGACAGTCTCCCTGGATCACCAGTGTCAGTGTTCAACAGCTCTCACTCagttaaaatgtgttttcttatGTTCAGATGGAATTTAATGTGTTTTACCTTGCTTGTTAGTGGGATCCATACAAAACTACAGCATGGTGGTGGGAAAAATCCAACCAGACATCTTACCCAGTCTGTGCACCTTCATGATAAAGGATAAGCAAAGCCAAAACAATAAGGAGATCCCAAGATGATCCATCTTTCTGGGAGCAAGACAGGATTAGGCTTCAGTAAGCCAGCCTCTAGTTGAATTCAGTAGCTTATTGTCTGCTCCGATATGAGGGAACAACTCTAGCTGAACTCTGC
This window contains:
- the PROKR1 gene encoding prokineticin receptor 1 isoform X2 — encoded protein: MVVCGIGNFIFIAALARYKKLRNLTNLLIANLAISDFIVAIVCCPFEMDYYVVQQLSWEHGHVLCASVNYLRTASLYVSTNALLAIAVDRYLAIVHPLKPRMNYQTATFLIALVWVVSILVAIPSAYFATETVLFTVKNQKKFFCGQIWPVDQQIYYKSYFLFVFGIEFVAPVITMTLCYARISQELWFKTVPGFQTEQIRKRHQCRRKTVMVLMCILTAYVLCWAPFYGFTIVRDFFPTLLVKEKHYLTVFYIVRCIAMSNSMINTMCFVTVKNSTMKYFKKILLLRWRSTYKGSKSSTDLDLRTSAMPITEEVDCIKLQ
- the PROKR1 gene encoding prokineticin receptor 1 isoform X1 — protein: MATEQTERNLNATGPLKFAAIYNIHDRDFTSLRNFSFPFNFTYSDYDLPLDSEDDVTKSRTFFTAKIVIGVALVGIMVVCGIGNFIFIAALARYKKLRNLTNLLIANLAISDFIVAIVCCPFEMDYYVVQQLSWEHGHVLCASVNYLRTASLYVSTNALLAIAVDRYLAIVHPLKPRMNYQTATFLIALVWVVSILVAIPSAYFATETVLFTVKNQKKFFCGQIWPVDQQIYYKSYFLFVFGIEFVAPVITMTLCYARISQELWFKTVPGFQTEQIRKRHQCRRKTVMVLMCILTAYVLCWAPFYGFTIVRDFFPTLLVKEKHYLTVFYIVRCIAMSNSMINTMCFVTVKNSTMKYFKKILLLRWRSTYKGSKSSTDLDLRTSAMPITEEVDCIKLQ
- the PROKR1 gene encoding prokineticin receptor 1 isoform X3, with the translated sequence MATEQTERNLNATGPLKFAAIYNIHDRDFTSLRNFSFPFNFTYSDYDLPLDSEDDVTKSRTFFTAKIVIGVALVGIMVVCGIGNFIFIAALARYKKLRNLTNLLIANLAISDFIVAIVCCPFEMDYYVVQQLSWEHGHVLCASVNYLRTASLYVSTNALLAIAVDRLFSQPHAPWTLETKE